The Setaria viridis chromosome 6, Setaria_viridis_v4.0, whole genome shotgun sequence genome contains a region encoding:
- the LOC117861905 gene encoding probable carboxylesterase 2 encodes MDEELDDLLPQMQKGGDKQSGVLLPGVARIEGIALLHPYFRGRELVPSEGTDPRSPERERAEQWWAFVCAGRYGFDHPFLNPRAMPAAEWAALGCRRALVAVAELDSMGDRGRRYVEALRGGAWQGEEAVLYETHVRGTSSSSFPLFDFVQ; translated from the exons ATGGACGAGGAGCTCGACGACCTTCTCCCGCagatgcag AAGGGTGGAGACAAGCAGTCAGGAGTGCTCCTGCCCGGCGTAGCGCGGATCGAGGGGATCGCGCTCCTGCACCCCTACTTCCGCGGCAGGGAGCTCGTGCCGTCGGAGGGAACGGACCCCCGGtcgccggagagggagagggcggaACAGTGGTGGGCCTTCGTGTGCGCGGGGAGGTACGGGTTCGACCACCCGTTCCTCAACCCGCGGGCGATGCCGGCGGCGGAGTGGGCGGCGCTCGGCTGCCGGCGGGCGCTGGTTGCCGTGGCCGAGCTGGACTCGATGGGCGACAGAGGCCGGCGGTACGTGGAGGCCCTGCGGGGTGGCGCGTGGCAAGGGGAGGAAGCCGTGCTGTACGAGACCCATGTGAGGGGCACGTCTTCTTCCTCC TTTCCACTATTTGACTTTGTCCAATGA
- the LOC117860073 gene encoding probable carboxylesterase 13 — protein MPLRSMAMASPVLLVAALCALFSAAAGVARGGEAEVGAAAFRSRATDPNMEVKFDFSPFLIQYKSGRVQRFMGTTFVPPSLDARTGVASKDVVLDQATGLRARVYRPSRRAVVGGGGGRLPVLVYFHGGAFVVESAFDPVYHGYLNALTAKANVVAVSVNYRLAPEHPLPAAYDDAWTALAWVFENARNGGEPWLAKHGDASRLFLAGDSAGGNIAHNLAMRAGQQGGSGGGAAGAAIRGVALLDPYFLGRYVSPGAERAWWFICAGRYGTGHPYVNPAAIPAWAWRALPPARVLMTVSDQDRLGPFQRAYVDALRASGWGGRARLYVTPGEGHCYFLNNVASPKAAAHMATLAAFINGS, from the coding sequence ATGCCACTGCGCTCCATGGCCATGGCGTCCCCTGTCCTGCTCGTGGCCGCGCTGTGCGCGCTGttttcagcagcagcaggggtGGCCAGGGGAGGAGAAGCCGAGGTGGGGGCGGCGGCATTCCGCAGCCGGGCCACGGACCCCAACATGGAGGTGAAGTTCGACTTCTCGCCGTTCCTGATCCAGTACAAGAGCGGCCGCGTGCAGCGGTTCATGGGCACGACGTTCGTCCCGCCGTCGCTGGACGCGCGCACGGGCGTCGCGTCCAAGGACGTGGTCCTGGACCAGGCCACCGGGCTCAGGGCGCGGGTGTACCGGCcgagccgccgcgccgtcgtcggagggggcggcggcaggctcCCCGTGCTCGTCTACTTCCACGGCGGCGCGTTCGTGGTCGAGTCGGCGTTCGACCCCGTCTACCACGGCTACCTCAACGCGCTGACGGCCAAGGCGAACGTCGTCGCGGTGTCGGTCAACTACCGCCTCGCGCCGGAGCACCCGCTCCCGGCGGCGTACGACGACGCGTGGACGGCGCTGGCGTGGGTGTTCGAGAACGCGCGGAACGGGGGGGAGCCCTGGCTCGCGAAGCACGGCGACGCCTCCCGCCTGTTCCTCGCCGGCGACAGCGCCGGCGGCAACATCGCGCATAACCTGGCGATGCGCGCCGGCCAGCAGggtggatccggcggcggcgcggcgggggcggcgatcAGGGGAGTGGCGCTGCTGGACCCCTACTTCCTGGGCCGGTACGTGTCCCCGGGCGCGGAGCGGGCGTGGTGGTTCATCTGCGCGGGGCGGTACGGGACGGGCCACCCCTACGTGAACCCGGCGGCGATCCCGGCGTGGGCGTGGCGGGCGCTCCCACCGGCGCGCGTGCTGATGACGGTGTCGGACCAGGACCGGCTGGGCCCGTTCCAGCGCGCGTACGTGGACGCGCTCCGGGCCAGCGggtggggcgggcgggcgcggctcTACGTCACGCCCGGCGAGGGCCACTGCTACTTCCTCAACAACGTCGCCTCGCCCAAGGCCGCCGCGCACATGGCCACGCTCGCCGCCTTCATCAACGGTAGCTGA
- the LOC117859976 gene encoding 2-hydroxyisoflavanone dehydratase codes for MDPDAEVDFDFSPLLIRYKSGRVRRLMGTSRVDAGADAATGVTSRDVAIDAGAAGLAARLYVPSDVLGRPEEKLPVLIYFHGGAFAVHSAFSGAHFPFLNALVSAARVVAVSVDYRLAPEHPLPAAYDDAWAALGWAVASCAAAAGSGPGDPWLSAHGDAARLFVAGDSAGANIAHNVTLRAGGSGLPGGARIEGMVLLHPYFRGEELLSSEGTDPKFLQRAERLWGFVSGGRYGLDHPFINPPAMPAAEWAKLGCRRALVTVAGFDTLRDRGRRYVEALRGSAWAGEEAVLYETEGEGHVYFIDKFGGGGEKAKQEMAAVVSFIKRQS; via the coding sequence ATGGATCCGGACGCCGAGGTCGACTTCGACTTCTCGCCGCTCCTCATCCGCTACAAGAGCGGCCGCGTGCGCCGTCTCATGGGCACGTCCAGGGTCGACGCCGGCGCGGACGCCGCCACGGGAGTCACCTCCAGGGACGTCGCcatcgacgccggcgccgccggcctcgccgcgcggCTCTACGTCCCAAGCGACGTCCTGGGCAGGCCCGAGGAGAAGCTGCCCGTCCTCATCTACTTCCATGGCGGCGCCTTCGCCGTGCACTCGGCCTTCTCCGGCGCGCACTTCCCGTTCCTCAACGCGCTCGTCTCCGCTGCCCGCGTGGTGGCCGTGTCCGTCGACTACCGCCTCGCGCCCGAGCACCCGTTGCCCGCCGCCTACGACGACGCCTGGGCCGCGCTCGGCTGGGCCGTGgcgagctgcgccgccgccgccgggtccgGGCCGGGAGACCCGTGGCTGTCCGCGCACGGAGACGCCGCGCGCCTCTTCGTCGCCGGCGACAGTGCCGGCGCCAACATCGCGCACAACGTAACGCTCagggcaggcggcagcggcctcCCCGGCGGGGCGCGGATCGAGGGGATGGTGCTGCTGCACCCGTACTTCCGCGGCGAGGAGCTCTTGTCGTCGGAGGGCACGGACCCCAAGTTCCTGCAGAGGGCGGAGCGGTTGTGGGGGTTCGTTAGCGGCGGGCGGTACGGGCTCGACCACCCGTTCATCAATCCGCCGGCGATGCCGGCGGCGGAGTGGGCGAAGCTCGGCTGCCGGCGTGCGCTGGTGACCGTGGCCGGGTTCGACACGCTGAGGGACAGAGGCCGGCGGTACGTCGAGGCGCTGAGGGGCAGCGCGTGGGCAGGGGAGGAGGCCGTGCTGTACGAGACGGAAGGCGAGGGGCACGTCTACTTCATCGACAaattcggcggcggcggtgagaaGGCGAAGCAGGAGATGGCGGCCGTCGTGTCGTTCATCAAGCGACAGAGCTAG
- the LOC117860168 gene encoding probable carboxylesterase 5, with amino-acid sequence MAAAGRFSSALLLLLNMAAALFAPRGGLHPAPASLHADGAEDDGDVDFFFFPFLVLYKSGRVRRFMGTDTVPASTDPATGVASRDAVVDAAAGLAVRLYLPRLATNRTAGTETDGGQLLPLVVFFHGGAFVTESAFSPTYHRYLNALASRARVLAVSVEYRLAPEHRLPAAYDDAWAALRWVLASARPGAPAADPWLSRHADLTRLFLVGDSAGGNIAHNVAMRAGREGGLDGGATAIRGLALLDPYFWGRRPVPSETRDGETRRWRERTWGFVCAGRYGIDNPVINPVAMPPEEWRRLASARVLVTVAGLDLLAARGRAYVHALRASGWRGEAELYETPGEYHVYFLDKPGSEKAAREMEVVVDFINGGQGGSTGLRMDA; translated from the coding sequence atggcggcggcgggccgcttCTCGTccgcgctgctgctcctgctcaaCATGGCGGCCGCGTTGTTCGCCCCGCGCGGCGGTCTTCACCCCGCCCCAGCCTCCTTGCacgccgacggcgccgaggaCGACGGGGACGtggacttcttcttcttcccgttCCTGGTCCTCTACAAGAGTGGCCGCGTGCGGCGCTTCATGGGCACGGACACCGTGCCGGCGTCCACGGACCCGGCCACCGGCGTCGCCTCCAGGGAcgcggtcgtcgacgccgccgccggcctcgccgtgcGCCTCTACCTGCCGCGCCTCGCCACCAACCGCACGGCGGGGACGGAGACGGACGGCGGCCAGCTGCTGCCGCTCGTCGTGTTCTTCCACGGCGGCGCGTTCGTCACGGAGTCGGCCTTCTCGCCGACGTACCACCGGTACCTGAACGCGCTGGCGTCCAGGGCCCGGGTCCTCGCCGTGTCCGTCGAGTACCGCCTCGCccccgagcaccgcctcccgGCGGCCTACGACGACGCGTGGGCGGCGCTCCGGTGGGTGCTCGCGAGCGCGCGGCCCGGGGCGCCAGCAGCTGATCCCTGGCTGTCGCGGCACGCCGACCTCACGCGGTTGTTCCTGGTCGGCGACAGCGCCGGCGGCAACATCGCGCACAACGTGGCGATGCGCGCGGGGCGGGAGGGCGGCCTGGACGGCGGTGCCACCGCCATCCGGGGCCTCGCGCTGCTGGACCCCTACTTCTGGGGGAGGCGGCCCGTGCCGTCGGAGACGAGGGACGGCGAGACGCGGCGATGGCGCGAGCGGACGTGGGGCTTCGTGTGCGCGGGGCGCTACGGGATCGACAACCCGGTGATCAACCCGGTGGCCATGCCGCCGGAGGAGTGGCGGCGGCTCGCGAGCGCGCGCGTGCTGGTCACCGTGGCGGGGCTGGACCTGCTGGCCGCGAGGGGCCGCGCGTATGTCCACGCGCTCCGGGCCAGCGggtggcgcggcgaggcggagctgtACGAGACGCCCGGCGAGTACCACGTCTACTTCCTCGACAAGCCCGGCAGCGAGAAGGCGGCCAGGGAGATGGAGGTCGTGGTGGACTTCATCAATGGCGGCCAAGGGGGCTCCACAGGTTTAAGAATGGACGCCTGA
- the LOC117861904 gene encoding LOW QUALITY PROTEIN: 2-hydroxyisoflavanone dehydratase (The sequence of the model RefSeq protein was modified relative to this genomic sequence to represent the inferred CDS: inserted 2 bases in 2 codons) codes for MISWIQQQHVHLNELILTRHRTRRAASSPRRTTGVGKKFDALNPSGVLGTSTRLPLLVYFHGGAFLVHSAFSGAHFRFLNALVSAAPAVAVSVEFRFRLAPKHPLPAAYDDAWAALRXAVASCAAAGSGQQEEPWLAEHGDXRRLFVAGDSTGGNIAHNVAMRAGRSGGLPGGARIEGMVLLHPYFRGKELVPSERAESRSLERAERWWAFVCAGRYGIDHPFVNPLAMAAVEWAALGCRRALVTVAELDKMRDCGRRYVDALRASAWAGDEAALCEDQGERHVFFLRKSNGSDKAKKDMIAAVASFMAS; via the exons ATGATCTCATGGATTCAGCAACAGCATGTACA TTTGAATGAACTCATCTTGACGCGTCATAGGACACGACGAGCAGCTAGCAGCCCTAGACGGACCACGGGAGTTGGAAAAAAATTTGATGCACTAAATCCCAGCGGCGTCCTCGGCACGTCCACAAGGCTGCCCCTCCTCGTCTACTTCCACGGCGGCGCCTTCTTGGTCCACTCGGCTTTCTCCGGCGCGCACTTCCGCTTCCTCAACGCGCTCGTCTCCGCGgcgcccgccgtggccgtgTCCGTCGAGTTCCGCTTCCGCCTCGCGCCCAAGcacccgctgcccgccgcctaCGACGACGCCTGGGCCGCGCTCC GGGCCGTGGCGAGCTGCGCCGCCGCAGGGTCCGGGCAGCAGGAAGAGCCGTGGCTGGCCGAGCACGGCG CCCGCCGCCTCTTCGTCGCGGGCGACAGCACCGGCGGCAACATCGCGCACAACGTGGCGATGAGGGcgggcaggagcggcggcctccccggcggcgcgcggatCGAGGGAATGGTGCTCCTGCACCCGTACTTCCGCGGCAAGGAGCTCGTGCCGTCGGAGCGCGCGGAGTCCCGGTCGTTGGAGAGGGCGGAGCGGTGGTGGGCCTTCGTGTGCGCGGGGAGGTACGGGATCGACCACCCGTTCGTCAACCcgctggcgatggcggcggtggagtgGGCGGCACTCGGCTGCCGGCGGGCGCTGGTGACCGTGGCCGAGCTGGACAAGATGAGGGACTGTGGGCGGAGGTACGTGGATGCGCTGAGGGCCAGCGCCTGGGCAGGGGACGAAGCGGCTCTGTGCGAGGATCAAGGCGAGAGGCACGTCTTCTTCCTCCGTAAATCCAACGGCAGCGACAAGGCGAAGAAGGACATGATAGCGGCCGTTGCGTCCTTCATGGCGTCGTGA